From Polaribacter butkevichii, a single genomic window includes:
- a CDS encoding NRAMP family divalent metal transporter, whose amino-acid sequence MTTTQNKKSFLKKIIAVILGFGPGIFAIGYTIGTGSVTSMIVAGSKFNMQLLWVLLLSCIFSGILMFAYGNYALLTGETALYGFKKHLKYGKVLAILVIVGITFGQWNSLMGILGISANIIFEILAVNFEGLAAYKYETVLITAIIIIITFYLLMLVGKYTFFEKILVIFVTLMGFSFILSLCFVQPLPLDVVKGLIPTIPNVVGGKMLVAAFVGTTMASATFLSRPLFVKGKGWTIKNLDQQKKDSITAAILIFIISGVIMAVAAGALFYQGKEVTQVLDMANTLEPVAGKWAVSIFFFGALSAGLSSIFPCLLIAPLLIADYQSGKLDTNSRQFRIITAIACLVALIGPAFGANPIEIQILSQVFNVFVLPIVILGIILMLSSKKVMKDYKTTLGVYIGLFAALFFSLVISYNGILALLNYF is encoded by the coding sequence ATGACAACAACCCAAAATAAAAAGTCATTTCTAAAAAAAATAATAGCAGTTATTTTAGGATTTGGCCCTGGGATTTTCGCCATTGGATATACCATTGGCACTGGTAGTGTAACTTCTATGATTGTTGCAGGTAGTAAATTTAACATGCAATTATTATGGGTGTTATTGTTAAGTTGTATTTTCTCTGGAATTTTAATGTTTGCCTACGGAAATTACGCTTTACTAACAGGAGAAACTGCCCTTTACGGATTTAAAAAACATTTAAAATATGGTAAAGTTTTAGCCATTTTAGTTATTGTGGGTATTACGTTTGGTCAATGGAATTCTCTAATGGGAATTTTAGGTATTTCTGCCAATATTATTTTTGAAATACTTGCCGTAAATTTTGAAGGTTTAGCTGCATATAAATATGAAACCGTTTTAATTACAGCCATTATAATTATAATTACTTTTTACTTATTAATGTTGGTCGGTAAATATACTTTCTTCGAGAAAATACTTGTCATATTTGTAACCTTAATGGGATTCTCGTTTATACTATCACTATGTTTTGTACAACCTTTACCATTAGATGTTGTAAAAGGATTAATACCAACCATACCAAACGTTGTTGGTGGTAAAATGTTGGTGGCCGCCTTTGTAGGTACCACTATGGCATCGGCAACATTCTTATCGAGACCATTATTTGTAAAAGGAAAAGGCTGGACTATTAAAAACTTAGATCAACAAAAAAAAGACTCTATAACCGCCGCTATTTTAATCTTTATTATTAGTGGTGTTATCATGGCAGTGGCTGCAGGAGCTTTGTTTTACCAAGGTAAAGAAGTTACACAAGTATTAGATATGGCAAATACTTTAGAACCTGTGGCAGGTAAATGGGCGGTTTCTATTTTCTTTTTTGGTGCTTTAAGCGCAGGTTTGTCATCAATTTTTCCTTGTTTGTTAATTGCACCTTTATTAATTGCAGATTATCAATCTGGCAAGTTAGATACCAATTCGCGTCAGTTTAGAATCATCACTGCTATTGCTTGTTTAGTTGCATTAATTGGGCCAGCATTTGGTGCAAATCCTATAGAAATTCAAATTTTATCGCAAGTATTTAATGTATTTGTATTACCCATTGTAATCCTCGGAATTATATTAATGTTAAGTAGCAAAAAAGTAATGAAAGACTATAAGACAACTTTAGGTGTATACATTGGTTTGTTTGCTGCCTTGTTCTTTTCTCTAGTAATTTCTTACAACGGCATATTGGCACTTTTAAATTACTTTTAA
- a CDS encoding FadR/GntR family transcriptional regulator: MKISLINENSNRIVQNDVICKIRDLINAKNLERGDKLPSERMMSEKFNVKRNHIREAIRKLEFYGILKSMSQSGTILAIGLTGFNGMVEEIIALDAPTFNELVETRISLELKTVRLAAERRTEVDLKRIKDTLNAFKEKITIGDDYLEEDLLFHLAIAKASQNSTMVSLMLLITPPILITYDRATVCEGDKVISEIKKHEDIYLAIAAKDVELASKMMNDHFFKLSKHIENEETIKPKL; the protein is encoded by the coding sequence GTGAAAATAAGTTTAATAAATGAAAATTCTAACAGAATTGTACAGAATGATGTGATCTGTAAAATTCGTGATTTAATTAACGCTAAAAATTTAGAGCGTGGAGATAAATTGCCTTCTGAGAGAATGATGTCAGAAAAATTTAATGTAAAAAGAAACCATATTAGAGAAGCCATAAGAAAGCTAGAGTTTTACGGAATCTTAAAATCCATGTCTCAGAGTGGTACTATTCTAGCCATAGGGTTAACTGGGTTTAATGGCATGGTAGAAGAAATAATAGCGCTAGATGCACCTACTTTTAATGAATTAGTAGAAACCAGAATCTCATTAGAATTAAAGACCGTAAGATTAGCGGCAGAAAGAAGAACAGAGGTAGATTTAAAACGAATAAAAGACACTTTAAATGCTTTTAAAGAAAAAATTACTATTGGAGACGATTATTTAGAAGAAGACTTATTGTTTCACTTAGCAATTGCAAAGGCTAGCCAAAACAGTACAATGGTTTCTCTAATGCTTTTAATAACGCCACCTATTTTAATTACTTACGATAGAGCAACTGTATGTGAAGGTGATAAAGTAATTTCTGAAATTAAAAAACACGAAGATATTTATTTAGCAATAGCAGCTAAAGACGTAGAACTTGCTTCAAAGATGATGAATGATCACTTTTTTAAATTATCAAAACACATAGAAAACGAAGAAACAATTAAACCTAAATTATAA
- a CDS encoding polysaccharide lyase family 7 protein has translation MKNNKITSVAACLILGVFLTLNSCSKTAKKEEKKETEKTVYASDVIPFFDHWKLILGDGSNAGVANNFEHKDFFFTANEGNENWVVFKTPNAGHTHGTSNNTRTELAQSKKWTPKTDANLKATLKVKNVSVTGDARVAASYSVVVGQIHSADGLENEPLKIFYKKFPGHTKGSVFWDYEINTAGDDNAGRWDFSTAVWGYDLSVVGSDVSTYPEEPKDGIALDEEFSYEIDIKDGIMTLTFTSEGHETKTFTKNIIVSEYTTKADIPEQTQKLFVSIGQDGVERPEAYTGEGCFFKLGNYNQTNGKSPEINKNWCSGAETHGGDIQKQYADGNYTEVWFKTANITISDDAYSNDGYFAKNDFLYKKQAKQ, from the coding sequence ATGAAAAATAATAAAATAACATCGGTAGCTGCATGCCTAATTCTTGGCGTTTTTCTAACCCTTAACAGTTGTTCTAAAACCGCTAAAAAGGAAGAAAAAAAAGAAACAGAAAAAACCGTTTACGCAAGTGACGTAATTCCGTTTTTTGATCATTGGAAATTAATTTTAGGTGATGGATCTAACGCTGGAGTTGCAAATAATTTTGAGCATAAAGACTTCTTTTTTACTGCAAATGAAGGTAATGAAAATTGGGTTGTTTTTAAAACGCCAAATGCCGGACATACACACGGAACCTCTAACAATACAAGAACAGAATTAGCACAATCTAAAAAATGGACGCCTAAAACCGATGCCAATTTAAAAGCAACTTTAAAAGTAAAGAATGTATCTGTTACTGGCGATGCTCGTGTAGCAGCATCTTACTCGGTTGTTGTAGGTCAAATTCATAGTGCCGATGGTTTAGAGAATGAGCCATTAAAAATATTTTACAAAAAATTTCCTGGTCATACCAAAGGTTCTGTTTTTTGGGATTACGAAATTAACACCGCTGGTGATGACAATGCTGGAAGATGGGATTTTTCTACAGCTGTTTGGGGATATGATTTATCTGTTGTAGGTAGCGATGTAAGCACATATCCAGAAGAGCCGAAAGACGGAATTGCTTTAGACGAAGAATTTAGTTATGAAATAGATATTAAAGATGGTATTATGACCTTAACTTTTACAAGTGAAGGACATGAAACGAAAACATTTACAAAAAACATAATCGTTTCAGAATACACAACAAAGGCAGATATTCCAGAGCAAACTCAAAAATTATTTGTATCCATTGGTCAAGACGGAGTAGAACGTCCAGAGGCATATACTGGTGAAGGCTGTTTCTTTAAACTAGGAAACTACAACCAAACAAACGGAAAATCTCCTGAAATAAATAAAAACTGGTGTTCTGGTGCAGAAACTCATGGAGGAGACATTCAAAAACAATACGCAGACGGAAATTATACAGAAGTTTGGTTTAAAACAGCCAACATTACCATAAGTGATGATGCTTATTCTAACGATGGTTATTTTGCTAAAAATGATTTCTTGTACAAAAAACAAGCAAAACAGTAA
- a CDS encoding SDR family NAD(P)-dependent oxidoreductase, with product MKINHKLAGKNVLITAGAQGIGESITKHFIDSGANVAIHYFSSSDTANQLVADATSKGVKAIAIAGDLTKETDAITIVEKTIAAFGSLDILINNAGSLVARKMLNEMEAEFWHKVMDINMTSMMFVTKAAAPHLAKNNTSSIVNLASLAGRKGGHPGSLVYATSKGAILTFTRALSTELGPQGTRVNAVAPGLILGTSFHNTHTTKESAAATTAGIPIQRAGNAADVARAVLYLASEYDGFITGATLDINGGVYNM from the coding sequence ATGAAAATCAATCATAAATTAGCAGGTAAAAACGTACTTATAACTGCTGGAGCACAAGGAATTGGAGAATCTATTACCAAACATTTTATAGATAGTGGAGCCAATGTAGCTATCCATTATTTTTCGAGTTCAGATACAGCCAATCAATTAGTAGCAGATGCAACTAGTAAAGGAGTAAAAGCAATTGCTATTGCTGGTGATTTAACAAAAGAAACCGATGCAATTACAATAGTAGAAAAAACGATAGCCGCGTTTGGAAGTTTAGACATCCTTATTAACAACGCAGGCTCACTTGTTGCTCGTAAAATGCTAAACGAAATGGAAGCTGAATTTTGGCACAAGGTTATGGACATTAACATGACCTCTATGATGTTTGTTACAAAAGCAGCAGCGCCACATTTAGCAAAGAACAACACTAGTAGTATTGTTAATTTGGCATCACTTGCGGGGCGTAAAGGTGGTCATCCAGGATCATTGGTCTACGCTACAAGTAAAGGAGCTATTTTAACATTTACAAGAGCATTATCTACAGAATTAGGTCCTCAGGGAACTAGAGTAAACGCTGTTGCCCCAGGTTTAATTTTAGGTACTTCGTTTCATAACACACACACAACAAAAGAATCTGCAGCTGCAACAACAGCAGGTATACCAATTCAAAGAGCAGGTAATGCAGCAGACGTAGCAAGAGCAGTTTTGTATTTAGCATCAGAATACGATGGTTTTATTACCGGAGCTACCCTAGATATTAATGGAGGTGTTTATAATATGTAA
- a CDS encoding RbsD/FucU domain-containing protein, with the protein MLKTPIIHPTIMETLARSGHFAQVVIADGNLPVGAMTGPNSTTVHLNFKPGLLDALTVLEGILEVCPVQGAIVMEKPAEANAEIHDAYKKLLGDVTWDEMERWAFYDKIRDPNTTLIIQTGEQRRFANLILTVGVVKMAEESGF; encoded by the coding sequence ATGCTAAAAACTCCGATTATACACCCAACAATTATGGAAACACTTGCGCGTTCTGGTCATTTTGCGCAAGTGGTTATTGCAGACGGTAATTTACCTGTTGGCGCCATGACAGGTCCTAACTCTACAACGGTACATCTTAATTTTAAACCAGGATTGTTAGATGCACTTACCGTACTAGAAGGCATCTTAGAAGTTTGCCCTGTACAAGGAGCAATCGTTATGGAAAAACCTGCCGAAGCAAATGCAGAAATACATGATGCTTATAAAAAATTACTAGGAGATGTAACTTGGGATGAAATGGAACGTTGGGCTTTCTACGATAAAATTAGAGACCCAAACACCACTTTAATTATTCAAACAGGAGAACAGCGTAGATTTGCTAATTTAATACTAACTGTTGGCGTTGTAAAAATGGCAGAAGAAAGTGGATTTTAG
- a CDS encoding polysaccharide lyase family 7 protein — protein sequence MNIKLTKAFVQPFFLIGVALLVSSCSNTPKKPTVRKEATSITYPSDVIPFMDQWNILCGDGKKIKNLTNKEHKDFFYVANDGKTDWVVYKTPNSGITSRTSSNTRTELGQNKKWLTEVGGKLTGTGKVMHVSTSGDARVAASYSVVIGQIHGNGGHENEPLKIFYKKFPGHKKGSIFWNYEINTKGDNAKRWDYSTAVWGYDMSVVGDTATSYPEEPENGIALGEEFSYTINVFNGVMYLTFKSEGHKTKKFTKSLIKSEFSKKSDIPQQILTLYAAIGRDGVEQENGYAGELQNFKQGAYNQTNGKDPKDNIVWHTGSETYNGDIAKQYANGCYAEVWFKQATVGAGTKPSEE from the coding sequence ATGAATATAAAACTCACAAAAGCATTCGTACAACCATTTTTTTTGATAGGCGTTGCTTTATTAGTTAGCAGTTGTTCTAACACACCCAAAAAACCGACTGTTAGAAAAGAAGCAACATCAATAACATATCCAAGTGATGTTATTCCGTTTATGGATCAATGGAATATTCTTTGTGGAGATGGAAAGAAAATTAAAAACTTAACAAACAAAGAACATAAAGACTTTTTTTATGTTGCTAATGATGGAAAAACAGATTGGGTAGTTTATAAAACACCTAATTCTGGAATTACTTCTAGAACCTCTAGTAATACAAGAACAGAACTAGGACAAAATAAAAAATGGTTAACTGAAGTTGGAGGTAAGTTAACAGGTACCGGAAAAGTAATGCATGTTTCCACCTCTGGTGATGCAAGAGTTGCCGCTTCTTATTCGGTGGTTATTGGACAAATACATGGAAATGGCGGACATGAAAATGAACCTTTAAAAATATTTTATAAAAAATTTCCGGGACACAAAAAAGGGTCTATTTTTTGGAATTATGAAATTAACACCAAAGGTGATAACGCTAAAAGGTGGGATTATTCTACAGCAGTTTGGGGATATGATATGTCTGTAGTTGGAGACACTGCTACTTCTTACCCAGAAGAACCAGAAAATGGTATTGCGTTAGGCGAAGAATTCAGTTATACAATAAACGTATTTAACGGCGTAATGTATCTTACTTTTAAAAGCGAAGGTCACAAAACTAAAAAGTTTACAAAGAGCTTAATCAAATCAGAATTTTCTAAAAAGTCAGATATTCCTCAACAAATTTTAACACTGTACGCAGCAATTGGTCGTGATGGTGTAGAACAAGAAAATGGATATGCAGGAGAACTACAAAACTTTAAGCAAGGTGCCTACAACCAAACAAACGGTAAAGACCCAAAAGACAATATCGTTTGGCATACCGGCTCAGAAACCTATAATGGTGATATTGCAAAACAATATGCAAATGGATGCTATGCAGAAGTATGGTTTAAACAAGCAACCGTTGGCGCGGGTACAAAGCCAAGTGAAGAGTAG
- a CDS encoding Fic family protein — MKTFKSGNRINQGTYKSFQPNKINQQWGIEDMEVLNLLSQADRQLGRLDMYSEYIPNIELFISMHVLKEATQSSKIEGTKTNIEDALLDKEDVNDEKRDDWEEVQNYIEALNSAIKNLEKLPFSSRLIRETHKILLQGVRGKHKLPGEFRSSQNWIGGASINDATFIPPIHSSINEYMGDLENFAHNSESFFPDLLKIALIHYQFETIHPFLDGNGRVGRLMITLYLVEKGILKKPILYLSDFFERNRILYYDNLTKVREKDDLSQWFKFFLVGVIETTKSGINTFDSILKLQKEVEIKLQTLGSRSHNAQLILNHLFQKPIIDAQKVKELTSLSSPSVYKLIDELEKLEILTEITGAKRGKIYSFREYTRLFK, encoded by the coding sequence ATGAAAACATTCAAATCAGGAAATCGTATAAATCAAGGAACTTATAAAAGCTTCCAACCTAATAAGATAAATCAACAATGGGGAATTGAGGATATGGAAGTATTGAACCTTTTAAGTCAAGCCGATAGGCAACTAGGAAGACTTGATATGTATTCGGAATATATTCCAAATATTGAATTATTTATTAGTATGCACGTCTTAAAAGAAGCAACTCAATCAAGTAAAATAGAAGGAACTAAAACGAATATTGAAGATGCTCTATTAGATAAAGAAGATGTAAATGATGAAAAAAGAGACGATTGGGAAGAAGTTCAGAATTATATAGAAGCTTTAAACTCTGCAATAAAAAACCTCGAAAAATTACCGTTTTCTTCACGATTAATTAGAGAAACTCACAAGATATTATTACAAGGTGTAAGAGGGAAACACAAACTTCCTGGAGAATTTAGGAGTAGTCAAAATTGGATAGGTGGCGCAAGCATTAATGATGCTACTTTTATCCCTCCTATTCACTCTAGCATCAATGAATATATGGGAGATTTAGAAAATTTTGCACATAATTCTGAATCATTTTTTCCTGACTTACTTAAAATAGCATTAATCCATTATCAATTTGAAACAATCCATCCATTTTTAGATGGAAACGGAAGAGTTGGACGATTAATGATTACTTTATATTTAGTAGAAAAAGGAATACTAAAAAAACCAATCCTATACCTTTCAGACTTTTTTGAAAGAAATAGAATTCTATATTATGATAACCTTACAAAGGTTAGAGAAAAAGATGACTTAAGTCAATGGTTTAAATTTTTCTTAGTTGGAGTTATAGAAACGACTAAAAGTGGTATAAATACATTTGATAGTATTTTAAAACTACAAAAAGAAGTTGAAATTAAACTTCAAACATTAGGAAGTAGGTCTCATAATGCTCAACTTATTTTGAATCATTTATTTCAAAAACCAATTATAGATGCTCAAAAAGTGAAGGAATTAACAAGCCTTTCTTCTCCATCTGTTTATAAACTAATAGATGAGCTAGAAAAGCTTGAAATATTAACAGAAATAACAGGAGCAAAAAGAGGGAAAATATATTCGTTTAGAGAATACACTAGACTTTTTAAATAA
- the thiL gene encoding thiamine-phosphate kinase produces MLEDKNTQKTSLAELGEFGLINHITKYFKVQNTSTVKAVGDDAAVLDASDKQTLVTTDLLIEGVHFDLSYMPLKHLGYKAVMVNLSDVYAMNGVAEQVTVSIAVSNRFPLEAIEELYAGIQLACETYKVDLIGGDTTSSTKGILISVTAIGKAEKADVVYRDGAKETDLIVVSGDLGAAYLGLQVLEREKQVFKVDPNNQPDLDSYTYLIERQLKPEARRDIAGLLKELEVKPTSMIDISDGLSSELFHICTQSKVGCKVYEDKLPLDPQVISACEEFELDSTMVALSGGEDYELLFTVPIADFDKIKGNPNFSIIGHITAENQGLNLVTRAAQEIELKAQGWNALKNE; encoded by the coding sequence ATGTTAGAAGATAAAAATACACAAAAGACATCGTTAGCCGAACTAGGTGAGTTTGGTTTAATCAATCATATTACAAAATATTTTAAGGTACAAAATACATCAACAGTAAAAGCTGTTGGAGATGATGCTGCTGTTTTAGATGCTTCGGATAAACAAACTCTAGTAACCACAGATTTGTTGATAGAAGGTGTACATTTCGATTTAAGTTATATGCCGCTAAAACATTTAGGTTACAAAGCGGTTATGGTAAACTTATCTGATGTGTATGCAATGAATGGAGTTGCAGAACAAGTTACCGTTTCTATTGCGGTTTCTAACAGGTTTCCGTTAGAAGCAATAGAAGAATTGTATGCGGGTATTCAGTTGGCTTGTGAAACCTATAAAGTAGATTTAATTGGTGGAGACACTACTTCGTCTACCAAAGGAATCTTAATTTCTGTTACCGCAATTGGTAAGGCAGAAAAAGCCGATGTTGTGTATAGAGATGGCGCAAAAGAAACAGACTTAATTGTGGTTTCTGGAGATTTAGGTGCGGCTTATTTAGGTTTACAGGTTTTAGAAAGAGAGAAACAAGTTTTTAAAGTAGACCCTAATAATCAGCCAGATTTAGATAGCTATACTTATTTAATTGAACGTCAATTAAAGCCAGAAGCACGTAGAGATATTGCTGGCTTATTAAAAGAATTGGAGGTAAAACCAACTTCTATGATTGATATTTCTGATGGACTTTCGTCAGAACTTTTTCATATTTGTACGCAAAGTAAAGTAGGTTGTAAGGTGTATGAAGATAAATTGCCTTTAGATCCGCAAGTAATTTCTGCTTGTGAAGAGTTTGAATTAGATTCTACCATGGTTGCTTTAAGCGGAGGTGAAGATTACGAACTGTTATTTACAGTGCCTATTGCAGATTTTGATAAAATAAAAGGAAATCCTAATTTTTCTATTATTGGTCATATTACTGCAGAAAACCAAGGGTTAAATTTGGTAACAAGAGCAGCACAAGAAATTGAATTGAAAGCACAAGGTTGGAATGCTTTAAAAAATGAGTAG
- a CDS encoding choice-of-anchor B family protein, whose product MFKNIFFLVLISLIYSCTKKDVFDRENQVIINPIAKCENGLAGEYPCNDYDLLTHFSLEDIGGTDTTISTCWGWSDTETKKEFALVGTNKGVTFIEITNPADAKILGTLKTTGTRILDIKRYQSFAFIVNNDATNNLQIFNLEQLRNVGTTPTDFISHKEGVYNDNPQSIAINEESNFIYFLGSKNNKGGPIFYNISVVPEPKFKGSYQENSYDNPAKVVTYNGPDAAYIGQEILIGSNEDELVILNVTDKENPVKIATISYVNSSKTTKASFTEDYKYVIIGDESDAQNKTVILDVSDLDNPVHHLDFEGTTTAIDHAGFVKNDKYYQANTTAGLRVLDLSDIENKIVTESGFFDTYPENDTQETKGALNVFPNLSSGNILITDTEKGFFVVRKSKS is encoded by the coding sequence ATGTTTAAAAATATATTTTTCTTAGTGCTAATATCCCTTATTTATAGTTGTACAAAAAAGGATGTTTTTGATAGAGAAAACCAAGTTATTATTAATCCTATTGCCAAATGCGAGAATGGTTTAGCCGGAGAATACCCTTGTAATGACTACGATTTATTAACGCATTTTTCTTTAGAAGATATTGGCGGAACAGACACTACAATTTCTACTTGTTGGGGTTGGTCTGATACAGAAACCAAAAAAGAATTTGCTTTAGTTGGCACCAATAAAGGGGTTACGTTTATAGAAATCACAAACCCTGCAGATGCTAAAATTTTGGGTACACTTAAAACAACAGGTACTCGTATTTTAGATATAAAAAGATATCAATCTTTTGCATTTATTGTTAATAATGATGCCACTAATAATTTACAGATTTTTAACCTAGAACAACTAAGAAATGTTGGTACTACGCCAACAGATTTTATAAGCCATAAAGAAGGTGTTTATAATGATAACCCGCAAAGTATTGCTATTAATGAAGAAAGCAACTTTATTTATTTTTTAGGCTCTAAGAATAACAAAGGCGGACCAATATTTTACAACATATCTGTAGTTCCTGAACCTAAATTTAAAGGAAGTTACCAAGAAAACTCTTACGATAATCCTGCAAAAGTGGTCACCTACAACGGACCTGATGCAGCTTATATAGGTCAAGAAATTTTAATAGGAAGTAATGAAGATGAACTTGTTATTTTAAATGTAACTGATAAAGAAAACCCTGTTAAAATAGCGACTATAAGCTACGTAAATAGTAGCAAAACAACCAAAGCATCTTTTACTGAAGATTATAAATATGTTATTATTGGTGATGAAAGCGATGCACAAAACAAAACTGTAATTTTAGATGTATCTGATCTAGATAATCCTGTGCATCATTTAGATTTTGAAGGAACTACAACTGCAATTGACCACGCAGGTTTTGTAAAAAACGACAAATATTACCAAGCAAATACAACTGCTGGCTTACGAGTTTTAGATCTTTCTGATATAGAAAATAAAATAGTAACAGAAAGTGGTTTTTTTGATACTTATCCAGAAAATGATACGCAAGAAACCAAAGGAGCTTTGAATGTTTTTCCTAATTTATCAAGTGGAAACATCTTAATTACAGATACAGAAAAAGGTTTTTTTGTAGTAAGAAAAAGTAAATCGTAA
- a CDS encoding M1 family aminopeptidase — MIRFIVVCFFIFSCTLTSTAQELQEIAEAEAKSAATKIQFKANPNTSNYNITYHKLEFTVDPAIADIAGKVTTNFTALENLTTVTFDLDDHMTVTSVTQNNNSVSFTQNSNDELVITLLNTISKGDSASVLIAYHGTPISKGFDSFEASTHGENATPILWTLSEPYGALDWWPCKQDLNDKIDTIDVYITAPEQYVSVSNGLEQGTTTSLGLKTTHFKHQYPIPAYLIAIAVTNYTTYSHQVSHKDNNFPIVNYVYPENIAYAQSNTGITVDIMKNFIDLFGDYPYKNEKYGHAQFGWGGGMEHTTVSFMGNFGRGLIAHELAHQWFGDKVTCGSWKDIWLNEGFATYLSGLTIEHLDGDASFKNWRNTTINTVTKSTSGAVYLSDIDTTSVSRIFDSRLTYNKGAMVLHMLRKKLGDTNFFKGVKNYITDPNLAYGYAKTPDLIAHLETASSLDLNEFFNDWVYNQGYPTYNINWHQPTTNTISIQLNQAQSHPSVSFFEANVPIRLNGTNGEVLDLVLNNLTNGEIFVENVNFTVSSIDFDPDYHLISRNSTITLGLENNNFTSENISLFPNPVSDFLTIETSENNTFKNALLFNAFGKEILKSSNKQINLSELSAGVYFIEIFTDVGNLYRKIIKE, encoded by the coding sequence ATGATTCGTTTTATTGTAGTCTGTTTTTTTATTTTTAGTTGTACCTTAACCTCAACTGCACAAGAATTACAAGAAATTGCAGAAGCGGAAGCTAAATCTGCGGCAACAAAAATTCAGTTTAAAGCAAACCCAAACACCTCAAATTATAATATTACTTATCATAAATTAGAGTTTACTGTAGATCCTGCAATAGCAGATATTGCAGGAAAAGTAACCACAAATTTTACTGCTTTAGAAAACCTAACTACAGTTACTTTTGATTTAGATGATCACATGACGGTAACTTCGGTTACTCAAAACAACAATTCAGTTTCCTTTACTCAAAATTCAAATGACGAATTAGTAATTACACTTCTAAACACTATAAGTAAAGGAGACTCTGCATCTGTTTTAATAGCGTATCATGGAACCCCAATAAGTAAAGGTTTTGATTCTTTTGAAGCTTCAACCCATGGAGAAAACGCTACACCAATTCTTTGGACACTCTCTGAGCCTTATGGCGCTTTAGATTGGTGGCCTTGTAAACAAGATTTAAATGATAAAATAGACACTATTGACGTGTACATTACAGCACCAGAACAATATGTTTCCGTTTCCAACGGATTAGAGCAAGGCACAACAACTAGCTTAGGACTTAAAACAACACACTTTAAACATCAATACCCAATTCCGGCTTATTTAATTGCCATTGCAGTTACAAATTATACTACGTATTCGCATCAAGTTTCTCATAAAGACAACAACTTTCCGATTGTGAATTATGTGTACCCAGAAAACATAGCGTATGCACAAAGTAATACAGGTATTACAGTGGATATTATGAAAAATTTTATCGATTTGTTTGGCGATTATCCTTACAAAAACGAAAAATACGGACACGCTCAGTTTGGTTGGGGCGGAGGAATGGAACACACAACAGTTTCTTTTATGGGAAATTTTGGTAGAGGTTTAATTGCCCACGAACTAGCGCACCAATGGTTTGGTGATAAAGTCACTTGCGGTAGTTGGAAAGATATTTGGTTAAATGAAGGTTTTGCAACCTACTTATCTGGTTTAACAATAGAACATTTAGATGGAGATGCTTCTTTTAAAAACTGGAGAAATACTACTATAAATACGGTAACCAAATCTACAAGCGGAGCCGTTTACCTTTCTGATATAGACACCACAAGTGTTAGCAGAATTTTTGATAGTAGATTAACCTATAATAAAGGTGCCATGGTTTTGCACATGCTTCGTAAAAAACTAGGAGATACTAACTTTTTTAAAGGTGTAAAAAACTACATAACCGATCCTAATTTGGCATACGGTTACGCTAAAACTCCAGATTTAATAGCACATCTAGAAACTGCAAGTAGTTTAGATTTAAACGAGTTTTTTAACGATTGGGTGTACAATCAAGGATATCCAACTTACAACATAAATTGGCATCAACCAACAACAAACACCATAAGCATACAGTTAAACCAAGCGCAGAGTCATCCTTCTGTTTCTTTCTTTGAAGCCAATGTTCCAATACGCTTAAATGGAACAAACGGAGAAGTTTTAGATTTGGTTTTAAACAACTTAACTAACGGAGAAATATTTGTAGAAAATGTAAATTTTACTGTAAGTTCTATCGATTTTGACCCAGATTATCACTTAATTTCTAGAAACAGTACTATAACCTTAGGTTTAGAAAACAATAATTTTACATCAGAAAATATCTCTTTGTTTCCGAACCCAGTAAGTGATTTTTTAACAATTGAAACATCAGAAAATAATACGTTTAAAAATGCACTTCTTTTTAATGCTTTTGGTAAAGAAATACTAAAATCTAGTAACAAACAGATAAACCTTAGTGAGCTAAGTGCTGGTGTTTATTTTATTGAAATTTTTACAGATGTTGGAAACTTATATAGAAAGATTATTAAAGAGTAA